CTCGTCCCTTTCCAGTTAAATCGGCCTATAtccctaattaattttaaaaccaacCTAAAggcctaaataaaaataaaaatcgtcCTATAGGACTTATTTTTCCCTTAGAGTTATTTGTTACTTATTTTAGTTGggttttaagatttttagtttattttataattttttttaaaattttaggaattttatatcgttaatgttttaagttaattatatatttatagtgttaaTTCATACTAGTTTTTGATGTGATTTTATCCAACGTAGATCTAACAAAGCATGGGAAGGAATAGCTTCACATAAGTAGATTTCCGTTCCAATGAAAAATGTCTTCACCCTAGCGAACATAAACGACTTTCTGCTCCAATGAAAAGATAGTTTTTTAAAGTTACGATTTTTAAGGGTTTAAAAAAATGGGGAgagaagataaaagaaaaaaaaagaaaaggagccACCCAAGCTTTCATGCATTAAGAATTGACGGATTCTAATAAGAAAATAGAGTTTCTTCATCGTTTTTCCTTCTTGTTCCTTTTTATTATGCCTAgtcattgttttaattttaagatgtaCCCTAAATTCTCCATGAACTAAATTTCTTTTCTAGGGTTACAATAGATTTCATGCTTAGTTAATTAACTGTTATCTATTTCCATCTCTTTTTATTGTTAATAGAGttaagattatttatttattcttgttttctttGATAATAGTCTAGCCAACTATTAGTTTGACAAATCTAAAGAAATCGGAAGAGGACCTTTTGTTTTAGGTCTAGAATGAATAACTATTAGTTTTAATTAGATGGGTCAACCTGTGATTCGTAATTAGGATAGGAATATATCTGATTACCTTTGGTAGCATAATTGGGATAATTCTTAATCAATTTGGTTAACATTATTGGCATAAtagttagattaatttaattcttaatcaATTTGGTCGACATTATTAGCATAGGAATATGGCTCAACAGTTAGGTTAATTGCTCGAAAGAGAATTATGGAAATTTAGTTCTCAGGTTAATAATAAACTCTGTTAGGGTAAGTTGGgtgaaaataaatcaattagCTAATGCATGGAtgaaattatattcttagaattttgctattaattgtttatttgatttaatttgcattgagtatttttatttacttttaaattagttaaaagaCTTTATTATCGATTAATTTGGATAGGTTTTAAGGTAATATTTGGTAATTGTCAATTTGATTAGTAATAACTCTTAGTGGGATCGATATTTTATGCTACTTGTATCGATACATATACTTGCGTATCACGATTttcgataaaaaataataaaaataaaagacaaattagtccaaaatttaatattacacCTGTAATCTAAGATTACATAAAGAATGAGTAGTAATAAGATTACACCCTATATTACGAGATGGTCGGAATGTTAATCCAAACATTGTAATCTCAttccaaaatataatattatggaCCGTAATGTTATATTCGACGAAGTAAATACCCCCTAAAGGAGATATTATCCCATTGTTGGAGCTTGTGGGGGGTTACAAGTCTATAGTTTACATAAAACATGGTTTGTTGCTACAAAAGAGAAGCTAAACACCTCTTAATTCATGGCATTGCAAAGACCAGCAATGGCACCAAAGAAACCACACCAACTTCATCAAATTTTTTACAATGTGTAGAAATTCCATAACTTTTAACTGATTCTATCAAGAAAACAAATGGGCAGCAGTATTAAACAAACCCATTTTGGTCCTTGAATGAAACCAAATATCATGATTAAACACcatttttttatagataaaaaccggaaataattacaacattattttagTATCATTATGCATAAAACGATAAACTAATTATGAATGCCCACGATCCTTTTCGATGGCTCCTGAAATACTATCGGATCATAAGgaaaagtttttattatttcagttaatgAATGCGCAGCTACATTAACTTCTCTTGGGATCTACTTTATGATCACACTTTGTTGTCTCCTATAAAACTTATGAATTCTCAAGGTTAGGTACTGttgagaataatttaaaataacatattagtGGGATGTTTAGAAAATCTTGGTAGTATCTTGgtagtttcaaattttttagcTTGACCAAATAATTTGTTAGCTATTTTTATGTTAAGTTAGTTTCCATGTAAGCCTATAAATATAGgcatttattctttatttttactcATCCAGAATTCATTAATAAGAGAGCAACTTtcttacatattattttatctatttcacGTTTTATTCTCTAACAAATTTGACATCGGAGCCAGGTTGTATCCTTTAGGCAATTGAGTGAAAGTGAGGTTTGGGTCCATTAGGGATTTGAGAGACACACTTAGTTTGGGGTCTTTGGGAAACACGAGAGAAGAGAGTGAGTGTTTTCGGAATGGCATCAGCGGGTTTTTCTTCCTCTCAACCAATCATATCCATTTTCAATGGTGAGAAATATGAGTGGTGGAGCATCAAGGTGATGACATTGCTTAGATCGCAAGAGCTATGGGACTTGGTGGAGTACGGGTTCGTTGACATACTTGAACCTTATGAAGAAGAAGATAGGAGGTTGAAAGAATTCAGGAAAAACGATGCTAAGGCATTGTTCATTATCCAACAAGCAGTTCATGACTCTATTTTCTCTTGAATTGCAGCAGCAACCACATCAAATGAAACATGGTCAATCTTGCAAAAAGAGTATCAATGTGATTCAAAAATCATAGTAGTGAAATTACAATCACTACGACGTGATTTTGAGATCTTGATGATGAAGAATGGTAAATCAATTACTGATTTTTTGTCACGAACAAGGACAATAGTCGGTCAATTACGCTCCTATAGTGAGAAAATTTCAGACGAGACAATTGTAGCGAAAGTTTTGCGAAGCTTGACAACAAAATTTGATCATGTTGTGGCTGCTATAGAAGAGTCCAAAGATCCGTCAGTTCTTTCCGTTGATGAACTGATGGGATCTCTTCAATCTAGGCGAGAATCAATAGATCAACAAAAATGAATGAAGAGAAGAGTGAAGAGAAGGTATTTCAAGTGAAAGGTGACAATAACCATTCAACAAATAGAGGTCGAGGAAGAGGAGGATTTCGTAGAGGTCGTAGCGGTAGTTATGGCAGAAGCAGAGGCAGAGGAAGGTATGATGGACAAAGGCAATCGAATGAGCAAGGTAACACAAAAAATGGCATTCAATGTTACCATTGCAATAGATATGGGCATGTAAAAGCTGATTGCTGGTATAaagatcaaaaaataaattttgcatCAGAAAGTGAGGAAGGAAACAAGCTTTTTATGGCTTGTATTGATACTAACCATAAGCCAAGTAATTGGTGGTTTGTGGACAGCGGTTGTTTGAATCACATGACGGGTACCAAATCCTTGTTCAAGGAGCTTGACGAGTCACAAAAGATAAATATGCCGCTTGGGAACAAAAGGGAGATGCAAGTTGAAGGAAAATGCACTGTGGAAATCGTTAATAGCCAtggagaaggaaaaatgttGGATGATGTTCAGTTTGTTCCTGATTTAGGATACAATTTATTGAGCGTTGGACAACTAATAGCTGGTAGATATGCTGTCGTATTTGATGATAATGCATGtatcatcaaaaataaaaaatcaggCAAACAAGTCCATGTCAACATGACACCAAACAAGATGTTCCCGTTGGATGTTTCAAACATAGAGAACTTTGTTCTTGCTGGAAGTACAAATGATGACTTGAAGCTATGGCATTTGAGGTATGGTCATCTCAATATTAAAGGCCTAGAATTACTGAGTAATAAAGGTATGGTTCTTGGACTACTGAAAATTGGCTCCCTTGATTTATGTGAGGGGTGCATTTATGGAAAGCAAACTAGGAAGCCATTTCCTGTTGGAAAAGCATGGAGAGCTACTGAATGCTTAGAATTAATTCATGCTGATCTATGTGGTCCTATGCAAACCGAGTATTTGGGTGGGAGCCGTTATTTCTTGTTATTCACTGATGATTATAGTCGTATGAGTTGGGTGTATTTTTTGGAAAACAAGTCAgaaacttttgaaaagttcCAAAAATTCAAGGTTATGGTGGAGAATCAAAGTGGCTGTCATATCAAAGTTCTTCGCACAGATCGAGGTGGAGAGTTCTTGTCCAAATAATTCAATCTATTTTGTAAGGACAATGGCATCCATAGGGAGTTAACAATTCCTTACACCCTTGAGCAGAACGGTGTCACTGAGTGGGGGAACTGAACTGTTGTGGAGATGGTGAGAAGCATGTTACAAGCAAAGGGACTTTTAAATCAGTTTTGGGCGAAAGCTGTGGCAACATTCGTCTATCTACTGAATCTCTCACTAACAAGGGCTGTCATGAACAAAGCTCCATATGAAGCTTGGTATGGTAGGAAACCCAATGTAAgtcatttaagaatttttgggtGTGTTGCATATGCTTCGGTAAATTCTCATGCTCGTAAAAAGCTTGATGAAAAGTCTGAAAAATACATTTTCATTGGTTATTGTACTTAATCCAAAGCATATGGATTGTATAACCCTCATAGTGGAAAGTTTACAAGTAGAAGAGATGTAGTGTTTGATGGAAATGCAAGTTGGGATATGACTGTAGAATAGGTACAACAGGAGATCTCTTTTCCCATCAAAGATTCTATAGATACAAAAGAAGAGCCTGCACCAGCAACATCTACAACACTTGAAGAATCTTCTGACGAGCCAATTCCACTAAGGAGATCAACAAGGGTCAAAAAGCCGAATCCGAAATATGCTGATGACAGTTACGCATCCTGTCAATTTTCTCTAGCTGTTTCAGATCCTCTGTATTATGAAGAAGCTGCTGATAAGGAAGAATAGAAAAAAGCAATGATGGAGAAGATACAATctattgaaaagaatgaaacTTGGGAGATGGTCGACTTACGGGAAGATAAAAATGTAATTGGTTTGAAGTGGGtgttcaaaacaaaatttggtgCAGATGGAAGCATCCAAAAGCACAAAGCTCGTCTTGTAGCGAAAGATTATGTACAATAATATGGTATTGATTTCGAAGAAACTTTCTCTCTAGTAGCTCGGTTCGAAACGGTGAGGCTTATTCTAGCAATGGCTGCACAATTGCAATGGCATGTTTACCAATTTGATGTCAAATCAGCGTTCCTCAATGGAGATCTACAATAGGAAGTTTATGTAACACAACCAGAAGGTTTCATAGAGAGGGGAAACGAAACAAAGGTTTACAAGCTGAAAAAGGTGTTGTACGGATTGAAGCAAGCCCCTTGAGCATGGTACAACAAGATCGATGggtattttcagaaaaaaaggGTACATGAGAAGTGAGAATGAACCCACCTTATATGTGAAAAAGGAAGGTAAAAATGATTTCATAATTGTTTGTCTTTACGTTGATGATATCATTTATACTAGTTCCTTTAACTTACTTGTTGATGAATTTAAGTCTAATGTGAGATGTCCGATATGGGTTTATTGCATTATTTCCTCGGTCTTGAAATTCATCAAGCTGACGATGGAATTTTTATCTCACAAAGGAAATATGCCAAGGATCttctcaataaatttaatatgctTAATTGCAAGCCTGCAGTTACACCCATGAATATCAATGAAAAATTGCAGCAAAAGGATGGAGAAGAAATGACAGATGCAATGAGGTTTAGAAGCTTGGTTGGAGGTTTAATCTATTTGACTCACACTAGACCCGATATTGCATTTCCTGTTGGTGTTATTTCCAGGTTTATGCAGCAACCTTCAAAGGTTCATTATGGAGCAGCAAAACGAGTCTTGCGATACATTGCTGGAATATTGGAGTATGACATTTGGTACTCAAAAACTTCAGATTGTGTGGGTTCACAGACAGTGGGCAAGTTCTCTAGATGACAGAAGAAGTGTATCAACATTTGTTTTTACTCTAGGTTCTGGGTGATCACTTGGAGTTCTAAGAAGCAAGCTACAATATCATTGTCAACCTCAGAGACTGAATATGTAGCAGCAATTGCAACAGCTTGtcaagccatttggctaagGAGAATGTTAACCGATCTCCAACAAGAGCAGAAATGTGCAACTACCATATTTTGTGACAACAAATCCACTATCTCCATGACAAAGAATCCAACATTTCATAGTAGAACAAAGCACATAGATATTCGTTATCATTTCACTCGTGATTTGGTAGCAAAAGAGGAGATATATTTGGAATATTGCAACACTGAAGAGCAGCTGGCAGATATGTTAACAAAAGCATTATCAAAAGAGAAGTTTTGctattttagaaatttactTGGCGTCTGCAACTTTAAATTAAGGGGGAGTGTTgagaataattcaaaataacatattagtGGGATGTTTAGAAAATCTTGATATATCTTGGTAGTTTCAGATTTTTTAGCTTGACCAAATAATTTGTTAACTATTTTTATGTTAAGTTAGTTTCCATGTAAACCTATAAATATAGgcatttattctttatttttactcATTTAGAATTCATTAATAATAAAGCAACTTTCctacatattattttatctctctCACGTTTTATTCTCCAACAGGTACTACTCACAAAACCTATCCAAAATGACTTTCACAGAACACAATTTATTTGGACCAGAATATTTACCCAATCTAAACACCATTTTTAACCCTTCCTCGTTCTCTGTGAGCATTACTGTAAACTTTAATGGAAAGTAAATCTTTTTTAgatagaattaaatcaaatatcatGATTGTACtatgagaaaaaattaaaatactaaattaatttcataacagGACGCATGTGCCGAACAGTAAAATGTTTTACTGCAAATCCAACTACCAGTAGGTACAATTATTACCACAAAAATTAATACTGTCTTTAACTCACTTCAAGGTGGGTTTAGATGGGTGATTGggttactttttgtctcacattATAGTATCACTATAGTATCTAGTCTCACAACcaccgttatttttacactaactgtaGGTAAACGCATCgctcatccaaactcaccctcaGTCgggattgattaattttaaatattattatttgaaataattagtGGTgaagttttttaatattataagttAGGTTGAAAAACtttcatgtattttaaaaaaaatattaattaaagatatATGACGATAATTTAAGTAgagatgaaatttatttttgtagggactcaaattaaattgtaaatttcatagttttttcatataaattatctttttaacaaaagtttaacttaaattaatttcttttaataattgaaaGTAATACTGggattaatttcaaattttcatgtcTATAATTTAATGCTTTTGTTACTAGATCAAAAGGTTattcagaaaataaataaaaacgttacaatatttattattcaaaatattttcatgatgtaaaattagtttattgttaaagaaaatatttatataaaaactcaggtagtgaaaaataaaattttatgaacaaGGTTAATATAATGACAgatattcaaaatttcttttcttttcactgTTTATCGTTTTACTTTAGTTTGGGAAGTTTTCCTTTTCACTAGGgttgtatttatttaacaaaaatcaaaccTCTTGCTAACCTTATTTTTTGCGCTAACATTAATTAAATTCCttcaaaaaatttatgaaaaactttacatattttaatggaaaataataaaataaataaattttaaatttatacatgaagTTATACATGAAACTCTAATTgtagttcaaatatatatttgaaactttaattttgatttaatcatacacatttaaagaaataaatatatcaatttatttttatattagataaatataattatttatgtatgctatataaacataaaatgatgttctataaataattatgttaataatttacaagaattaaatcaaataaaattacacaaaatcaaaattcatatacataattacatattaaactataattttaatatttatccttaaaaaaaaaactcaagtagTGTTAATACAGGGACAAATgttcaattttgtttatattttagtttttcaaatatgCTTAGAGTCCTAGAaattaggggtgttcattcggttaaccgaccggttaaccgacccgaaataacattaaccgaattaaccgacctttcaaaatctttaaccgttaaccgaaccaaaattttttcaaacaaattaaccgaaccgaaattttttcggttaattcagtcagttaaccgaattaaccaaaaattatatgtttttttatttttggttaaaaattaaccgaattaaccgaattaaccaaattacccgaattaaccgacttatccgaattaaccgaattaaccaaattgaatcactacataattaaattatttttagacttttagactttagttttagtcttagttttaaaattttatttttatttattaaattatttgtaatttaattttatgattgggttgggttgggtaattgggttgggtaattgggttgggttaaatacttgggtttggattgagTTTAGATGAATAGTggacctatttatatattataaatttatttattaatttttcggttaactgaaaaaattcggttaaccgaccagtttcgaaccgaattaaccgttaaccgaaaaatcaaaaataattaatcgatttcgacaaaaaaaattcagttaaccgaccgattaaccgaattcggtcggttaaccaaattttttcggttttacccgaattttgcacacccctactaGAAATACGTGTTATTGTATTACTCATTTATATGCAACCTTCATTTTTcaccaataatttaaaataattacaaatttcttttatcattaatatttattttacaatttctattcataattcataattatCTCTCTTAATCATATTATCTTCAATGTTTCAGTGCTGTTTCTTGGAAATGCAATTTACTTCAACTAATGCCATTGAATACTTACTATTACTTCAGCTAATTAGACTTGAACAGAAGTTAAGTCATAATCAACAGGTACTGAtacttctttaaaaaaaattttgtctcATCACATCAATTTTGAGTTGTTTCTGATAAAAGAACAGgataaattgtttaattggtcaccaattttttgaatatttttattttaatcacccAAATAATTACAGCTACCACATTCTTCCTCTTCTTGCTCCTAGTCCCAGCTGCAGTCTCATTCCCGTAATAAAGGGTTTCGCCTAGTTTCTGAAGACAGTCAAATCTGTTTATCAGGTACTGTACCAAgtactatcaaatatttcattttctaaattcttgatttcttttttctttcatttttctgagggtttttttataaaattattataaaaaaataaaaatttaccaaaatattataaatttttttatttatcaaaatattataacttttttatttatattaatttttaattaaatttaatattagttaagtgataattaagatacttaaaattctaattaagtaataactctattttaatttaataaactattctcatttaataactctatttcttttggtatattttaataaataaaaaatttataatattttagtaaataaaaaattataatattttggtaaataaaaaaaattataatattttgataaatttttattttttttataataattttgtaaaaaacccaaCATTTCGATGTAGTTGATATCTGGAATCCTTTCTTGTCTGGATTGACATAGATACTTGTTGGATACATCAAGTTTCTGCTTTGGTTCAGTATTAATGGCCTCTCTCATGTTCTAAAGGGTGATTCAAATCAGAGTAAAAGCAGCGAAAAAGAAGTAGTTAATAAAAGGTTGAACCCCATGGAAGTGGAGCAAGTGGGGGTAGCAGAGCTAGACTTTTTAGAACCCCAATATCTGGTGGAGTGCACAGTGCAACTTCAGCCATGGATAACGTCGGCCGGTCTTAGTTGTTCGTAATTTGATGGGACAAGTATGGTGGAAGCAGGGGGTGGCGCGGAGGTTTAAAAATGGGTCAAGGAATAATCAGTAAAAGATGATGATGTGACGTGCACCATCAGCAGTTGatgaaaatgtttaattattataatggtagtgactaaattgtaaagatttttatttggataaccaaaatgaaagtgtcAAAAAAATTGGATGaccaacattaaaaataaaaaaccccaggaaatagaaaaataaaaaaagctaaatttaataataaaattttatatccacATTGGTGGGGCACAGATAGGGGCCAAAGGATTTTTATTCTTCTCCATGCTTATAAATGTGTTCTaaccttcaaaatttttcaGGCCGAGAACATCAATAGGAGTGCTCTCAGAATTTAAGGAAATggtttttcaattcaattttctagTTCTTCTATTATGTCTTATGTTTTTAATGGTAATTTTTAGTTCCATATTACAATTGATATAAACCAAAggttctttttctctttttcgttTTATTAATGTAACTGACTGAATTGGCTCTCGAATTTCTTTTTGGCAGTGTGGCAGAGGCAATGCAGTAAGGGATTTGGAAGAGAAATATGATTTTGAAAGCCATGGCAGAGACGACGAAGTGGAGAGTTTAGATGACAAGTACGTTACCGCTTACTTTCACCAAACTTTTGATTCTGCAAATCACTTTGATGGAGGTGATGAAGTGAAGAATTTAGAAGACAAATATTCAGCGGCTTACTTCCACAAATCGTTAGATTCTGGAAACCATGGCAGAGACGACAAAGCAAAGATATTGGAAGACAATTATGCTACTGCGTACTTCCACAAGACTTCTGTTTTTGGAAACCATGGTGAAGGTgacaaattaaagagtttggAAGATAAATATTCCACGGCTTACTTTCACAAAACAATATCTTCCAAAATGATGAAGGATCACAACATGGAACATCACCACCATTACCATAACCATGTTGAAAGTGCAGAGATAGGCTTGTTCACCATTGATGAACTACATACCTTTCACGTAGGGAAGAAATTACCCATCTTTTTCCCTATAAAAAACCACTCTCTTTACCCTCCTCTGTTGCCTAAACAAATTGCTGACACCATCCCTTTTTCATCTTCCCAAGCTTCTAATATTCTACGATTCTTCTCAGTTTCTCCGGACTCCCCCAAAGGCAAAGCTGTTCAAGATACACTCACAAAATGCGAACTCGGAGCTGCTCAAGGGGAGACCAAAATCTGTGCTACCTCTTTAGAATCTTTACACGGTTTTCTAAGCAATGCATTTGGACCCCATGTTGATTTCAAGTTCATAAGCACAAGGCATCCCACCATAACAACCCCACTCTTTCAAAGTTACACAGTTTTAGAATCCCCTCAGGAGATTGAATCTCCAAAGAAAGTAGCTTGTCATCCAATGCCATATCTTTATGCAGTTTATTTCTGTCACTTTGATGCCACTGAGACTAAAGCTTTCAAACTCCGTTTAGTTGGTGATGTTACAGGAGATAAGGTGGATGCTGTTGTTCTTTGCCATATGGATACTTCAGGTTGGAGCTCTGATCATGTCGCTTTTCGCATGCTTGGTATTAAGCAAGGAAACACTGTTTGCCATGTATTTTCTCAAGGTAATTTTGTTTGGATTAATCAGCCATCGGATATCGCTGCCGGTGCCATATAAGTGTTGAACTGTTCGATGGAGCACTCATTTGCCACTACGTATCGAGACTCTGATCCCGATATAAGTATTTAAGAGCTAGTCTTATGTTCACTAGGTTTCATGGTGTTTCGTTAATGGTGTGACTTTCTATCTGTATTAAGTATCAAGTAATTAAGCAATAAAAAGTATGTATTagagttaaaattatattattttagtcgtCATTACATAGTGCCACgccatatatttttaaaaattattaaataatactataacacttgtgtttttatttttcttattaataatattccAGTCGGgtgttattaaaaaaatctaattatcctaaattaatttttatattaatgaattaaataaaataatcattaaaatttttaagcttATACTGTTTTagtttactaataaattaatgtatttctCTCATAAGTTAATTCCATATCTTATTTTACAtctaaataaactaaaattgagATAgagcaaaaaagaaagaagaaaaatgtattcttttattaaaacattcTACTATTTATTATGGTTTAAGGACAagtttaactaaaattataaaaaattaatggtaaaattattataattgcaACGCTTTTTggtataacaaaataaaatatataatataatatacaaatatgataTGGAATTTAATtcattgatatttattatttcaaaataaatcaaagtcaTAAAAGAATaggtaaatttatcaaaattttaaagaaaatgggGTAATCTTTGAAATCGGAAAAATATTATTCCAAAATCTTACACTATTCTTGAAATTTGAAGGTAAAGTAGAACTgaaagtatttaaagaatttgtTGAAATTATCATGATTTATTGAATTACCAAGCTATCAATTTATACAAgtttatgaatttaaaatgcAGAAAAATCTGCTACTGCATCATAatctaaattgtttttttaactattttatttgcCTAAAAATAAGGATGATATTTGCTTAAAGACTAGGACAAACTAATGCAgcttcaaaaatcataaaacttaaCACTCATTCTTGATGTTGAGCTGCAAACTTCAAGCTTTTGTCTTAATAACTCGAATCTGGCTTTAGGCAATACTTTTATGAAAATGTCATCATATTGATTTTTTGTACTACAATAAACCAACCACACTTCTCCTTCCTTTTGAACATCacgaagaaattaaaattttattttgaagtgtTTAGTTCTGCCATGGAACACCTGGTTATTAATTATTGATATTGCAGCTTGGTTGTCCACAAATATTTGTGTGATTTTCTCTTGCTCCATATGTAAATTTGTCAAAAGTTTTCTGATCTAGAGTGCTTGATTTGTAGCAGTAGTAGCTGCCACATATTCTACTTTTGCTGTGGATTGTGCaacaatttttttgtttctttgaacaccaagaaaaaaa
This genomic window from Gossypium raimondii isolate GPD5lz chromosome 10, ASM2569854v1, whole genome shotgun sequence contains:
- the LOC105778015 gene encoding BURP domain-containing protein BNM2A, coding for MVFQFNFLVLLLCLMFLMCGRGNAVRDLEEKYDFESHGRDDEVESLDDKYVTAYFHQTFDSANHFDGGDEVKNLEDKYSAAYFHKSLDSGNHGRDDKAKILEDNYATAYFHKTSVFGNHGEGDKLKSLEDKYSTAYFHKTISSKMMKDHNMEHHHHYHNHVESAEIGLFTIDELHTFHVGKKLPIFFPIKNHSLYPPLLPKQIADTIPFSSSQASNILRFFSVSPDSPKGKAVQDTLTKCELGAAQGETKICATSLESLHGFLSNAFGPHVDFKFISTRHPTITTPLFQSYTVLESPQEIESPKKVACHPMPYLYAVYFCHFDATETKAFKLRLVGDVTGDKVDAVVLCHMDTSGWSSDHVAFRMLGIKQGNTVCHVFSQGNFVWINQPSDIAAGAI